In Podospora pseudopauciseta strain CBS 411.78 chromosome 2 map unlocalized CBS411.78m_2, whole genome shotgun sequence, the genomic stretch TGCGAGCCGCTCGTCACTGTCGTGTGGTTCGCCAGCGATCCCATGTCCTGCAGCTCGAAAGAGGGCTTGCAGTTCGAATCAATAATGCTCGTGGGCACAACAGAATGACCATCGAAATTGTGAATTCCTTCCCCTCGCTTTTCCACCAAAGTCGAGCGAGACCGAGACACGGATATCGCGGAAGTACCCTTCTGGTCGTCCTGCCCGCTGATGCTTTGTCGGCATGTCCAAAAAGCCAATGAGACGCTGTCAACCCGACGATCCTGCTGCCAGCTTGACGCACGTCAGACATGAAGTCCTATTCAATGCTACTCATCTGCTGCTCCAAGAGAACCATTACCACCATATGGTGGGGGCGATGTCAAATGCAGCTGGACGCCAGTGACAGCATCTGACCTAGCCTGTTTAGGTGTCACCGCCCTTGCTGTTGAAATCGTCAAGTCCAGACTCCCAGTTGGTCGGTAACCTTCACCGTTCCGGCACTACGACAGGGTTGGACAGTAATCGTAGCAATGACTCGGCTTTGCCAAGCTCGATACTCTTAGCTGCCGCGGAGGTGGGTGGATCGGGAGCGAACTGGGACAGGCATTTGAAGCATGGCCCTTCAACACACAGCAAATACCCAAGACAACATTGGCTGTGTCTCACTTGGGTGAGCTCCTCttacacctcctccccccttcacccGGCTCTTCAAACTACTTTTCTTCAGTCACTCAGACAGCCTTCTCAGCACCACGACTATCCAGGATTGCATCTCGGGGAGGTCGCGGGAGGTGCCAGCACACCTTCCATTTACATTTCTAGCATGGCCAAATCGGCAGAGGCACGATGGCATCTCAGCCACTGGGTGCTCCTTTTTTCTCTGCCCACACCATCGCTCTGCGGTTCCATGGCAGCTTGGTGGACTGACCTCGGGCCCTCGCTTGTTCTTCAGAATGCTTCAACCGGCCTCCTCACCTATTCCTTCTGTAACAGCAACGGCACTCCCATCTATCCACAAGATCCACCAGTCGCTCTCAGGACCACTTACGCCCCCAAAAAGGGAACATCACTGGCGGCTACTGGCTGGTATGATAAAATCGGGTCGACGTGGGCCTCGGTATTCTaccaaaacaacaacgaTGACATTGTCAACGCTGTCTACAAGTGTGACAACAGAACCGGATTGTACGACCAGCAAGAGAGCAATGTCATCTCGGACAGACGAGGGACCCCAAGCCCCCACACGGATTCAGGAATCTCCGTCACTTTACTGGGGGAGCAAGAGGGTTATAGGGTATTCTACCATGACAGATCGAAGGCGCTCCAGTCATTGCAATTCAAGTCAACGGACGGCTGGTCTTATGGAAGTCCGGTATCGGGCAACACAAATCGGTCAAGTATGGAGATCCATTCGCAATTTTCGGGTGTTCGTAACGTCACAGTCGTGACCCCGAGAGACGCTCGAAACATGGAAACAGCCCGTCTCAACGTGGACAACACCTACTTCATCGGTAATTTTTTCCTTTGCCAAACTATACTGAGAGAAGTTCTAACAGGGCCCGTAGATACGTTTCCAACACCACTCAAAGGAGGACTCAACAATTCCAGCGCCTCTAACCGGACTTCATTTCCATACGATACCTCCGCAACCCCTTCATTTGAGCTTGAGGCGTGGGATGGCAACCCAAAAGCAATCGGCATTGCTATTGACACTGACACGACCCGTCACATTTTCTACATTGGAACCGATCGCGCGGTCCACTGGATTGCGGCGTTCGTCTCGGCCTCGGTTGAAGGTGGTTTTCGCGCTCAGGCGTCTCAGAACACCGACGTCTGGCCTTTGGCTGACGAACCAAATTCCGACTTCACCATTGCGAGTCACATCGAAAGCAGCAGCATTCGACTGTACTATGTCAGTGGAGGCCGTATAATCGAAACGAAGTATCGTGATGGAAATTGGGACCGAGCCGCCCCTGTGGAGAGTGCCAACACGACGATCATCGCTGATGAAGGTGCTGGTGCGGGTGATGCTGGTCTTACAACGGGAGCGAAGGCAGGTATTGGTGTCGGGGTCAGTGTTGGTGTCCTTCTCAtcggcgcagcagcagcagcttttTGGATTCTTCGAAAGAAGAAGTCCACGCCCCCTGACGAGGAGGCCACAACAGCTGCCGACAACACAGCTGCTACGGTTCCGCCCATGTCTGAGACGGGAAGTCAAGgcgcctcctctccaacagcTGGTGTGGCACGCACCAGTAGCGGACTCAGTGCAGACAAGTGGGACGCTGAAGTCAAGGACAAGCCGCTTACACCTCCACCGAGAGAACTTGAGAGTCCGAATCTTGCGTCTGAGCTGCCGCATACCAATGACAGGAATGAGCTTCCTACTAAGC encodes the following:
- a CDS encoding uncharacterized protein (EggNog:ENOG503PAG6), whose protein sequence is MAKSAEARWHLSHWVLLFSLPTPSLCGSMAAWWTDLGPSLVLQNASTGLLTYSFCNSNGTPIYPQDPPVALRTTYAPKKGTSLAATGWYDKIGSTWASVFYQNNNDDIVNAVYKCDNRTGLYDQQESNVISDRRGTPSPHTDSGISVTLLGEQEGYRVFYHDRSKALQSLQFKSTDGWSYGSPVSGNTNRSSMEIHSQFSGVRNVTVVTPRDARNMETARLNVDNTYFIDTFPTPLKGGLNNSSASNRTSFPYDTSATPSFELEAWDGNPKAIGIAIDTDTTRHIFYIGTDRAVHWIAAFVSASVEGGFRAQASQNTDVWPLADEPNSDFTIASHIESSSIRLYYVSGGRIIETKYRDGNWDRAAPVESANTTIIADEGAGAGDAGLTTGAKAGIGVGVSVGVLLIGAAAAAFWILRKKKSTPPDEEATTAADNTAATVPPMSETGSQGASSPTAGVARTSSGLSADKWDAEVKDKPLTPPPRELESPNLASELPHTNDRNELPTKHHVTELP